A genomic region of Rhodohalobacter sp. 614A contains the following coding sequences:
- a CDS encoding 3-keto-disaccharide hydrolase — MKNLKKNNFTFFKTLFFFSLMLLPLSLFSQSIPGSEVSGSWNITVQTENGERPSWLYIKPSGTNALVGEFVGIDGSARPVSEVKFSESTGVFSFTIPPQWIQTDSDMHMEFTHSNEKLTGTTSYGSTTLNWTAVRAPELKRDHKPEWGEPVNLLDQNLSQWILAANNQFSMENGVLVNKQTGGHLITKDKFNDFKISLEFNIPEGSNSGLYLRGRYEVQIMDSYEMKASSTTTGGVYGFIDPIKNAMKPSGEWQKLDVTLTGRLVTVVLNGEEIICNRPIPGTTGGALDSKEAEPGPIMLQGDHGPVSFRNITLTPAKSM, encoded by the coding sequence ATGAAAAATCTCAAAAAAAATAATTTCACTTTTTTTAAAACACTCTTCTTTTTTTCATTGATGCTTCTTCCCCTTTCTCTCTTTTCTCAGTCAATTCCGGGATCGGAAGTTTCAGGGAGCTGGAATATTACGGTGCAAACTGAAAATGGAGAGAGACCTTCCTGGCTCTATATAAAACCATCGGGAACAAATGCGCTTGTTGGAGAATTTGTCGGAATTGATGGCAGCGCCCGCCCCGTTTCTGAAGTTAAATTTTCAGAAAGCACAGGAGTTTTCAGTTTCACCATTCCGCCTCAGTGGATTCAAACGGATTCCGATATGCATATGGAGTTTACTCATTCCAATGAAAAACTCACAGGTACAACATCTTACGGTTCAACCACACTAAACTGGACAGCCGTGCGGGCTCCGGAATTAAAACGTGATCATAAGCCAGAATGGGGCGAACCTGTAAATCTTCTTGACCAAAATCTGTCCCAATGGATTTTGGCTGCTAACAATCAGTTCAGTATGGAAAATGGTGTATTGGTGAATAAGCAGACCGGTGGACATCTGATTACGAAGGACAAGTTCAATGATTTCAAAATTTCCCTGGAATTCAACATTCCGGAAGGAAGTAACAGTGGCTTATACCTTCGCGGGCGATACGAAGTACAAATCATGGATTCGTATGAAATGAAGGCTTCTTCAACTACAACCGGTGGAGTGTATGGCTTCATCGATCCGATCAAAAATGCAATGAAGCCTTCCGGTGAATGGCAAAAATTGGACGTCACACTTACCGGCCGATTGGTTACAGTAGTCCTTAATGGAGAGGAAATCATTTGTAACCGCCCCATTCCAGGAACAACCGGCGGAGCTTTGGACAGTAAAGAAGCCGAACCGGGCCCGATTATGCTTCAGGGAGATCATGGACCCGTTTCATTCAGAAATATCACCCTTACTCCTGCAAAAAGTATGTAA